AAAATCTTACCATAGGCTACAACTACAAGAAAATCTATACTGTAACTTTTAAGCTTTTTTAACGCTTCCTCGTTGTTTCTCAATTTATCAGGTTGAAATACTTCTATATTGTGCTCAATGGCTAACTCTTTAACAGGGGGCGGGGTAAGTTTATTCCCTCTCCCTTTCGGCTTATCCGGTTGACATACGACTAACTTAACATTTATGTCAGGATCATCTATTAGACTTTTTAAAATGGGCACCGCAGTCAGCGGTGTCCCCATAAAAATTACATCCACAACTCCTCCTCGTTAAAACTAAAAAATAAACTCTTCCTCAGAAAGTCTTTTTGCTATTTCATTTATAACACGGTCCTCATCAGCCAAATCCTTTGCTTCAAAAGTTACAGTAAATCTGATAAAATTACCGGCATCATCCCAAGGGACAGAAGAAATAAGTTTTTCTCTGATAAGGTAATCACAAAACTCTTCGGCAGTTGTAAACTTCCTACCGCTCTTAGTCCCCTTTGGAATTTCAAAATAAAGGTAAAATGTCCCCTTAGGTTCATTAACAAAAAAGCCATTATCTTTTAAAATCTTAGCCAGCTTGTTCAGTCTTCTTTTATATTTTTCTCTAATAGGGGTAACTAATTCAGGATGGGATAAGGCATAAGCTGCAGCCTTTTGAATAGGAATAAACTGGCCTGAATCGTTATTGTCTTTTACTGTGGCAAAGGCTTTTACAAGTGTTTCATTACCACATACAAATGCCATTCTCCAGCCTGTCATATTAAAGGATTTTGAAAGTGAATGTATTTCGACACCTACCTCTTTTGCTCCGTCGACAGACAAAAAGGACGGCTGCTCTTCACCGTAGGTCAATTCTATATAAGCTGCATCATGCAAAACTACTACATTATTTTTCTTCGCAAAGTCTACAACTTTTTTAAAGAAATCTCTATCTGCCAATGCCCCTGTAGGATTATTCGGGTAATTTAAGTAAAGTAACTTTGCCTTCTTTTTTATATCCTCAGGGATTGCATCAAGGTCAGGTAAAAAGTTATTTTCTTTTAAAAGTGGTAAATTGTATACTTCTCCACCAAGATATTTTGTAATTGTTCCGGTTACGGGATAACCCGGAATG
This DNA window, taken from Deferrivibrio essentukiensis, encodes the following:
- a CDS encoding LL-diaminopimelate aminotransferase — protein: MSDFVQNLIAERLGGNMFGKDTKIYKFEKIKRAKKAAIAANPGKELIDMGVGEPDDMADAQIVNVLKEEAMKKENRFYSDNGIQEFKDVAAKYMKDRFGVDIDTQTEINHAIGSKPALAMFPFCVINPGDYALMTIPGYPVTGTITKYLGGEVYNLPLLKENNFLPDLDAIPEDIKKKAKLLYLNYPNNPTGALADRDFFKKVVDFAKKNNVVVLHDAAYIELTYGEEQPSFLSVDGAKEVGVEIHSLSKSFNMTGWRMAFVCGNETLVKAFATVKDNNDSGQFIPIQKAAAYALSHPELVTPIREKYKRRLNKLAKILKDNGFFVNEPKGTFYLYFEIPKGTKSGRKFTTAEEFCDYLIREKLISSVPWDDAGNFIRFTVTFEAKDLADEDRVINEIAKRLSEEEFIF